Below is a window of Ammoniphilus oxalaticus DNA.
TTACAGAAGGATGCATTAATGCAATACGGATGCGAGAAAATCTTTTACGATAAAATAAGTGGAGCCAAAAGACAACGACCAGGTTTAGAGGAAACGCTTCAGTATGCGCGTGAGGGAGATACCATTGTCGTATGGAGACTAGATCGGCTTGGTCGCAACATGCAGGACCTCATACAAATTGTAAATACATTAAATGAACGGGGCGTGGGATTCCATAGTTTACAAGAAAATCTAACAATGGATAAAAGCAACGCAACGGGGCAATTGATGTTCCACTTATTCGCAGCTTTTGCGGAATTTGAACGGAATCTAATCGAGGAACGCTCGGCTGCAGGACGAGCAGCCGCAAGGGCGCGAGGTCGTCTTGGTGGTCGTCCTAAAAAATACGGATCGAAAGATATTGAGATGATGAAAGCCCTAATTGATAATGGTACACCCATTAAAGATGTTGCTGAAAGATGGGGTGTCTCTCGAACAACGATATATCGCTATCTAGAAAAATAATACATGAATAACCCCCCGCTTATCTTATCAAATATGGATTATCATTCGAAATCCGCATTTTGTCGTCGGGTCCCCTATAAAGAAGTATGTAAATTTCTCATTAAAAGAAAAGCATGCAAAAATATGGTAATATTATAGGTGTTGAATCATGCTCAAGATTA
It encodes the following:
- a CDS encoding recombinase family protein; this translates as MLIGYARVSTGLQNLDLQKDALMQYGCEKIFYDKISGAKRQRPGLEETLQYAREGDTIVVWRLDRLGRNMQDLIQIVNTLNERGVGFHSLQENLTMDKSNATGQLMFHLFAAFAEFERNLIEERSAAGRAAARARGRLGGRPKKYGSKDIEMMKALIDNGTPIKDVAERWGVSRTTIYRYLEK